In Pectobacterium actinidiae, the DNA window CCTCACAACCCGAAGGTGTCTTGAAAGACACTATCGCGCTGCGATTATTTGAGAGACTCATTGACAGACTGACGCATCACTCACACCACATTACTGTGTGTCAGTATGTTCAGCTGTCATGTTTCAATTTTCAGCTTGTTCCAGATTGTTAAAGAGCAATATCGTAAACATGACTCCGAAGAATCATCTTTAAGATATTCATGATAATGTCTTTCACTCATTATCGGATTGGCGTCCCCAAGGGGATTCGAACCCCTGTTACAGCCGTGAAAGGGCAGTGTCCTAGGCCTCTAGACGATGGGGGACACGAAAAATCCGTACCGAATCAGAAATCCGGCACTATCGCGTCAGCATGAGTTTACACTCATCGCATCAACAGGTGCGCTTGCTCAGTATTTTCATCAGACAATCTGTGTGAGCACTTCACTCAACACACATCTTCTTGGTAAGGAGGTGATCCAACCGCAGGTTCCCCTACGGTTACCTTGTTACGACTTCACCCCAGTCATGAATCACAAAGTGGTAAGCGCCCTCCCGAAGGTTAAGCTACCTACTTCTTTTGCAACCCACTCCCATGGTGTGACGGGCGGTGTGTACAAGGCCCGGGAACGTATTCACCGTAGCATTCTGATCTACGATTACTAGCGATTCCGACTTCATGGAGTCGAGTTGCAGACTCCAATCCGGACTACGACGTACTTTATGAGGTCCGCTTGCTCTCGCGAGGTCGCTTCTCTTTGTATACGCCATTGTAGCACGTGTGTAGCCCTACTCGTAAGGGCCATGATGACTTGACGTCATCCCCACCTTCCTCCGGTTTATCACCGGCAGTCTCCTTTGAGTTCCCGACCGAATCGCTGGCAACAAAGGATAAGGGTTGCGCTCGTTGCGGGACTTAACCCAACATTTCACAACACGAGCTGACGACAGCCATGCAGCACCTGTCTCACAGTTCCCGAAGGCACTAAGGTATCTCTACCGAATTCTGTGGATGTCAAGAGTAGGTAAGGTTCTTCGCGTTGCATCGAATTAAACCACATGCTCCACCGCTTGTGCGGGCCCCCGTCAATTCATTTGAGTTTTACCTTGCGGCCGTACTCCCCAGGCGGTCGATTTAACGCGTTAGCTCCGGAAGCCACACCTCAAGGGCACAACCTCCAAATCGACATCGTTTACAGCGTGGACTACCAGGGTATCTAATCCTGTTTGCTCCCCACGCTTTCGCACCTGAGCGTCAGTCTTTGTCCAGGGGCCGCCTTCGCCACCGGTATTCCTCCAGATCTCTACGCATTTTCACCGCTACACCTGGAATTCTACCCCCCTCTACAAGACTCTAGCCTGTCAGTTTTGAATGCAGTTCCCAGGTTAAGCCCGGGGATTTCACATCCAACTTAACAGACCGCCTGCGTGCGCTTTACGCCCAGTCATTCCGATTAACGCTTGCACCCTCCGTATTACCGCGGCTGCTGGCACGGAGTTAGCCGGTGCTTCTTCTGCGGGTAACGTCAATCGATGAGGTTATTAACCTCACCGCCTTCCTCCCCGCTGAAAGTGCTTTACAACCCGAAGGCCTTCTTCACACACGCGGCATGGCTGCATCAGGCTTGCGCCCATTGTGCAATATTCCCCACTGCTGCCTCCCGTAGGAGTCTGGACCGTGTCTCAGTTCCAGTGTGGCTGGTCATCCTCTCAGACCAGCTAGGGATCGTCGCCTAGGTGAGCCATTACCTCACCTACTAGCTAATCCCATCTGGGCACATCTGATGGCGAGAGGCCCGAAGGTCCCCCTCTTTGCTCTTGCGAGGTTATGCGGTATTAGCTACCGTTTCCAGTAGTTATCCCCCTCCATCAGGCAGTTTCCCAGACATTACTCACCCGTCCGCCGCTCGTCACCCAAGGAGCAAGCTCCTCTGTGCTACCGCTCGACTTGCATGTGTTAGGCCTGCCGCCAGCGTTCAATCTGAGCCATGATCAAACTCTTCAATTTAAGATTTGTTTGATTTGCTGAACTCGTCAGCGATGCTCAAAGAATTAAAACTGTTTATTCGTAATGAATTTACTGTTGTTCACTCTTCAAGACTTTTTATATCGTCAAGATACGGTCTTGTGAGTGCCCACACAGATTGTCTGATTATATTGTTAAAGAGCAGCGCGTTGTGGTCTTAACCACAACGCGAGGTGGCGTATACTACGCTTTTCACCTTCAGAGTCAACGCTTATTTTAATGCATTTTCTCTTTCTTTATGACCCGGTTGTGTGTTCACAGCGCCGTTTCGATGGATGCGCATTATAGGGACTTATTGGCATCCGACAAGCGCTAAATGCAAATTATTTTCCAACCGTTCAAAAACAAGTCAAAAAACAGAATTTAGCACACTTACCATACAGAAAATGAATATAAGCTGAGCTCAACACATGAAACAGGGGACATCAATTGGCAGATGTCCCCTGTTATTACTTACCGTTCCAATGACATTAATCTTGTCGTGCGACTATCTGTTCGCCTTCAACATCTAATGTGATCGGTTTACCGGGTATCAATTTCCCCCCCAGTATCTGCTGGGCGAGTGGGTTCTCTATCAGTTGCTGTATTGCTCTTTTGAGCGGACGTGCACCATAAACAGGATCAAACCCGACTTCCCCTAGCATATCTAAAGCAGCCGCCGTAATCGTGACGCTATATCCACGCTCTTCAAGACGCTTGTACAGTCTCTGGAGCTGGATTTGTGCGATAGACGTAATATGTGTCCTTCCCAGTGGATGGAATACCACGACTTCATCGATACGGTTGATAAACTCGGGGCGGAAGCTGTGGCTAACGACTTCAAGCACCATATCTCTCATTTCGGTATAGCTGCGCTCACCAAAACGTTCCTGAATAAGGTCAGATCCCAAGTTTGACGTCATGATGACCACAGTATTACGGAAGTCGACCGTTCTGCCCTGCCCATCAGTAAGGCGGCCATCATCTAATACCTGAAGCAAGATATTAAATACATCAGGGTGTGCCTTTTCGATCTCGTCCAACAAAATGACCGAATAAGGACGACGGCGTACCGCTTCCGTCAGATATCCCCCTTCTTCGTAACCGACATAGCCAGGAGGCGCACCGACCAAACGTGAAACTGAATGTTTCTCCATAAACTCAGACATATCGATACGCACCATCGCGTCGTCACTGTCGAAGAGGAAAGTCGCCAGCGTTTTGCAGAGTTCAGTTTTCCCAACGCCTGTTGGTCCAAGGAACAGGAACGAGCCAATAGGACGATTCGGGTCGGATAACCCTGCTCGACTACGACGGATAGAATTCGCTACCGCTTCAACAGCTTCGTTCTGCCCGATCACTCGCTGGTGCAATTCATCTTCCATGCGTAATAGTTTTTCTTTCTCACTTTCCAACATGCGAGAAACAGGAATCCCAGTCCAACGCGCCAGCACATCAGCGATTTCGACATCCGTTACACGATTACGCCAGCAAATGCATCGTTTTCCCTTCCTGCTGCGTCGCTGCTGCCAGTTGTTTCTCTAGCTCAGGAATTTTGCCGTATTGCAGCTCAGACATTCTGCCAAGATCGCCCTGACGGCGAGCCTGTTCCAGCGCAATTTTCGCCTGTTCTAAAGACGCTTTGATATTCTGTGTTCCCGTGAGTGACGCTTTTTCTGCTTTCCACTCTTCCTCTTGTTGGGAATATTCACGCTCTTTCTGGTCAAGTTCCGCGCTCAGCAATTCAAGCCGCTTTTGGCTGGCTTCATCAGATTCTTTTTTCAGCGCCTGATGCTCCAGCTTTAACTGGATGATTCGGCGTTCAAGCCGATCGAGGGGCTCTGGTTTCGAATCAATTTGAATACGAATACTGGATGCCGCCTCGTCAATCAGGTCAATCGCTTTATCCGGCAATTGGCGATCCGCGATATAGCGATGAGAGAGCATGGCTGCCGCAACAATCGCGGGGTCAGTAATTTGTACATGATGGTGCAATTCATAGCGCTCTTTCAGCCCACGCAGAATCGCAATTGTGTCTTCAACGGTCGGTTCAGCGACAAACACTTTCTGGAAACGACGCTCAAGGGCCGCATCTTTTTCAATATATTGCCGATACTCATCAAGCGTTGTCGCCCCGACGCAATGCAACTCACCACGAGCCAGCGCAGGCTTTAGCATATTGCCGGCATCCATCGCGCCATCGGCTTTACCTGCTCCTACCATAGTATGAAGTTCATCAATAAACAGAATGACGTTACCTTCCTGCTTAGACAGATCGTTGAGCACGCCTTTCAAACGCTCTTCAAACTCGCCACGATATTTCGCACCAGCCACTAGCGCGCCCATATCCAGTGAAAGTACGCGCTTGTTTTTCAGGCCTTCGGGCACTTCGCCATTAACGATGCGCTGAGCTAACCCTTCCACAATCGCGGTTTTACCCACACCAGGCTCACCGATTAATACCGGGTTATTTTTGGTTCGACGTTGTAGGACCTGAATAGTGCGGCGAATTTCTTCATCGCGCCCAATTACTGGGTCGAGTTTGCCTTGTTCCGCACGTTCCGTGAGGTCAATCGTGAATTTCTTTAATGCCTGGCGCTGATCTTCAGCCCCCTGATCGTTCACTTGCTCGCCTCCTCTCACCTGATCGATAGCGTTTGTGACAACTTGCTGCGTGACGCCCGCCTTTTTCAATATCTCCCCCAGCGTACCGCGAGACTCTAAAGCAGCAAGCACGAAAAGTTCCGAGGAAATAAAGGTATCGCCGCGCTTTTGCGCCAGTTTGTCGCACATATTCAATGCGCGGACTAATTCGTTCGAAGGTTGGACATCCCCATCAGTGCCTTCAACCTGAGGCAAACGCGTGATTGCCTGGTCGATTTCGGTTTTCAGGTGGTTAAGATTGGCTCCGGCAACAGTCAGAAGTGGACCAACAGTTCCACCATCCTGATGAAGCAAAGCGCTCATCAAATGAAGTGGTTCAATAAACTGGTGGTCGCGCCCAAGGGCAAGAGACTGGGCATCAGCAAGAGCAAGTTGGAATTTGTTGGTAAGACGATCCAGACGCATAACACCTCCCGTACACTGGTCAAAATTGCTACTGGAGATTAAATGAGGTCATCCCTCAAAAATTTCAAGGTTATTTTGCCAGTCGTGACAGGATTTAAACGTTACTTGTCTTGGATCGTCTTAATTCAATAGGCTATATCAGCCAGATTAAACTTGCCATACGGCCAGTCACACCATCACGCCGATAAGAGAAAAATTTATGAGGTTCACTCACAGTACAGGTATTTCCACCAAAAATTTGCGTTACCCCTGCGGCACGCAAACGCAGACTTGCCAGTTGGTAGATATCGGCAAAAAATTTATTTCCTTCTGGCCGAAATGCAGAGGCCGCAGCCATGTCATGCTGAATAAATGCGTCCCGAACTTCAGGACCGACCTCAAAGGCATCAGGCCCGATAGCGGGCCCCAACCACGCCATAATTTGCTCGGGTTGTGCACGAAAACAGGCTAACGTCTCTTCCAACACCCCTGCGTGCAGCCCGCGCCAGCCAGCATGGGCGGCAGCAACTTCGTCGCCGTTGATTGCACACAAAAGCACGGGCAAACAGTCAGCCGTCATCACCGCACAGACTTTTCCTTTCTTATCGGTATAAGCAGCATCACCGCAAACAGACGTTGGGGATGCACCACCAATACGAATCACATCGGTGCCATGAACCTGTTCCAACCAATACGGCATAGCAGGAAGGCTGGCCATCTCCACCAGCGTTTGCCGATTTGCGGTAACGTGTGCGGGCTCATCGCCCACATGATTCCCCATATTCAGCGAATCATAAGGTGCACGACTACACCCGCCAATACGCGTCGTACTACAAGATTTCACACTTTCTGGCAAAGGCCAGTCGGGGTATATCAGCATAGTCCGTCACCTCTATAAATCGGCACTTATCGTATTGAATATATTACCAGTCGAGCTGATCCTTAAACGCTTCGGTATCCGCTTTCAGCGCATCAATCAGATCGACCATATCCTGTGGCAATTCCGCATGCCATTCCATGTGAATGCCAGTAATAGGATGGTAGAAACGCAACATGGTGGCATGCAGTGCCTGACGATCGAACCCACGAAGCGTTTCAATGAAATCCTCCGACGCGCCTTTTGGCGGGCGAGGACGGCCACCGTAAAGCTGATCGCCAACCAGAGGATGATTAATGTGCGCCATGTGTACGCGAATCTGATGGGTACGTCCCGTTTCCAAACGTAACCGCAAACGAGTATGTGCTCGGAAATGTTCCATGATGCGATAATGTGTCACGGCAGGCTTACCCATTGGGTGCACAGCCATATGAGTACGTTTGGTTGCGTGGCGCGCGATAGGTTGCTCGACCATGCCACCCGCTGTCATCGAACCAATCGCAACGGCTTCATATTCACGCGTAATTTCACGAGCCTGTAGCGCCTCAACTAAACGCGTCTGTGCGGGTACGGTTTTCGCAACCACCATGAGCCCAGTCGTATCTTTATCAAGCCGGTGCACAATCCCGGCACGGGGCACATCGGCAATCTCAGGATAATGATGTAACAAGGCATTCAATACCGTGCCATCCGGGTTACCCGCACCGGGGTGAACCACCAGATCTCTGGGTTTATTGATGACCAGAATATCCTGATCTTCGTACACGATATCCAGCTTGATATCCTGTGCTTCCCAGCGTGCTTCTTCTTCAATCAATGCATCAATAGCTACCGATTCGCCGCCAAGTACTTTCTCTTTTGGCTTATTGGTGACATTGCCGTTAATCTGTACTCGATTCTCAAGAATCCACTCTTTTATGCGGGATCGTGAATAATCAGGGAACAATTCGGCCAAAGCCTGATCTAAACGTTGTCCGAGTTGAGATTCGGCCACCGTTGCGGTGAGTTGTACTTGTTGTGCCATATTATGCAGCTTCTTCGTTAACGTTGGGTTTTGACGGCGACGCCGTTTAAAATAATGTACTATTGTAGCTGGTCTAAATCGGGAGCTTCACGGACAGTCTCCCGGAATAACATTCTGAGGATAATCAAAACGTCATGACGCGTATGAAATATCTGGTGGCTGCTGCCACGTTGAGCCTGGCGCTGGCTGGTTGCTCCAGCAATTCCAAAGATGCGGTTCCTGATAGTCCGCCATCTGAAATCTATGCCAATGCTCAACAAAAACTGCAAGACGGCAACTTTAAAGCAGCCATCACGCAGTTGGAAGCACTGGATAACCGGTATCCCTTTGGCCCCTACTCGCAGCAAGTACAGTTGGATTTGATCTACGCCTATTACAAATCCGCAGAGCTGCCATTGGCCCAAGCTTCTATTGACCGCTTCCTGCGACTCAACCCGACCCATCCAAACGTGGATTATGTCCTATACATGCGCGGCCTTACCGATATGGCGTTGGATGATAGTGCGTTACAAGGCTTCTTCGGCGTTGATCGTTCCGATCGCGATCCGCAGTATGCTCGCACCGCATTTCGGGATTTCAGTAAGCTCATTCAGGGATACCCAAATAGCCAATACGCCACCGACGCAAACAAGCGTTTGGTTTACCTCAAAGAGCGTCTGGCCAAGTATGAACTTTCTGTCGCGCAATACTACACGAAACGCGGCGCTTATGTGGCAGTAGTTAATCGCGTTGAGCAAATGCTACGTGATTACCCAGATGCCCAGGCAACGAAAACGGCGTTGCCGTTGATGGAAAATGCCTACCGTGAACTGCAACTGGCCGCACAGGCGGACAAAGTCGCCAAAGTCATCGCGGCGAACCCAGCATAAACGACAAGTAACACACAGTAATAAGACGGCAGCTTCGGTTGCCGTTTTTTATGGTTCGATCGGTTGGCTACACATCGATGATGTAGAAAAAACGGGTCGGCGGGAGTCAACAACAGCGCGGTAACGTCAATACATCCTATCAATAATGGCACAGGCCAGATGCCCCCTCAAGGACTTCCCTCCTATTCCCCATGATGCTTCACAAATCGCGTTTTCTTGACAAAAAGTGACGAAAAAAAGCGATCAATATCACGCTTTTTGTCGCAACTCACTGTATGCTGAAATTATCCAAGACGGACATAGGCAGAGAGGTAAGTTTATATGGCTATTAATATTACCAGTAAGCAAATGGATATCACCCCCGCAATTCGTCAACATGTCGAAGACCGTCTTTCTAAGCTGGATAAGTGGCAAACCCAGTTGATCAACCCGCATATCATTCTGTCAAAAGAGCCTCAGGGTTTTGTGGCTGATGCCACTATCAGTACGCCAAATGGCCCACTGGTTGCCAGTGCCAAGCATGACGATATGTATGCCGCTATCAATGAGCTAATTACCAAGCTCGAACGCCAGTTGGACAAACTCCAGCATAAAGGTGAAGCCCGGCGCGCGGTCGCTAGCGTCAAAGAAGCGAATCTCCAGCCAACTCAAGAAGAGTAATTCATTCTCTTTACCTCAACATAACGCGCCTGAGGGCGCGTTTTTGCATTCCAAACCCCGCAATCCGCACCCTAAAAAGCCAATGCTATCCCTAGTTTAAAATTGCGCTCGGCGATTTTGTATTGACAGGATGAAAAGCCAACAGTTACCTTACCAACTCAAAATCTGGATATCTTCCTGACGAACCGAGTAAACATGATAAATAAACTGTTCTTCTTCGTATTCTTTTTCACCTTCCCCTGATTTGGGAGGCGATTCGTCGTAAGAGCAAGAATACGAAGACGAACAAAAAAGCCTCCTAACCAGGGAGGCTTTTTTTATATAAGAACATAAGACAGGTAACAGCATCATGACAGACAACCCATTACTGGCCCTGCGAGAACGCATCAGCGCATTGGATCTGCAATTAATTGAATTGTTGGCACAAAGACGAGAACTCGCGCTGGACGTTGCCCGCAGCAAATTGCATTCGCATCGCCCAATCCGTGATAAAGAGCGTGAACGTGATTTACTGGATAAACTGACGGCCGCTGGGAAAAAGCATCACCTTGATAGTCATTATATTACCCGCTTATTCCAACTCATCATTGAGGATTCGGTACTAACGCAGCAGGCACTCTTGCAGCATCACCTCAACCAAACAACATCACACTCTGTACGGATTGCGTTTCTCGGTCCGAAGGGCTCTTATTCCCATCTTGCCGCTCGCCAATATGCCGCGCGACACTTCGAACAATTTATTGAATGTGGTTGCCAGAAATTTCACGACATCTTCAACATGGTGGAAACTGGGCAAGCAGACTATGCCGTTCTGCCGATTGAAAACACCAGCTCTGGTTCGATTAACGACGTCTACGACCTGCTGCAGCATACGGCTTTATCCATCGTCGGCGAATTAACCAACCCGATAAATCACTGCGTTTTAGTTGCCACCGATACATCATTGGAACAGATAGAAACGGTTTACAGCCACCCGCAACCGTTCCAGCAGTGCAGCCATTTCATTAACCGTTTTCCACACTGGAAGATTGAATATTGTGAAAGCACGGCTGCGGCAATGGAAAAAGTCGCGGCGCTCAACTCACCAAAAGCAGCAGCGCTCGGCAGCGAAGCCGGTGGCCAACTTTATCAGCTACAGATGCTGGAACACGATCTGGCCAACCAGTCGCAAAACATCACCCGCTTCATTGTATTAGCACGTAAGCCCATTGACGTGACGGAACAAGTTCCGGCAAAAACCACGCTAATTATGGCGACCGGTCAACAGTCAGGTGCGCTGGTGGAAGCCCTGCTGGTACTGCGTGATAACGGCATAGTGATGACCAAGCTGGAATCCAGACCGATCAACGGTAACCCGTGGGAAGAGATGTTCTATCTGGACGTACAGGCCAACCTGCGCAGCGATGCTATGCAGAAAGCGCTAAAAGGATTAGCCCCTATAACCCGCTCGTTAAAAGTATTGGGCTGCTACCCGAGTGAAAACGTCGTCCCCGTCGATGTGAACGAATAATCGATGTAAACGAAGAATTGAAAAAGCCATCCTGGTATCCCGGGATGGCTTCTTAAGCACAACCAAGCATAGTAAACGTATTTATTGACGAATGTCGTTTGCCTGACGCAAAAGCACCCGGCTCTCAGCCTGAAAGCGTTTGGCATAGTCACCAAACCAGTGTTCGACCTTCTTGAACCTGTTGATAAACTCTGCTTTATCCGTCTGCTCCAGTAGTTCAATCGCCTCGCCAAAACGTTTGTAGTAACGCTTAATCAACGCCAGATTATCCTTTGAAGACATAATAATGTCGGCATAAAGCTGCGGATCCTGCGCAAACAGCCGTCCAACCATGATCAGTTCCAGACGATAGATTGGCGACGACAGCGCTAATAGCTGTTCAAGCTGCACATTCTCTTCCGCTAAATGCAGGCCATACGCGAATGTCGCAAAGTGGCGTAGCGCCTGAATGAACATCATGTTCTGATCGTGTTCGACCGCGCTGATACGATGCAGACGCGCGCCCCACACCTGAATCTGTTCCAGTAACCACTGATAAGCTTCCGGCTGCCGACCATCACAATAAACAACAACCTGCTTGGCAAGACTACCACTGTCTG includes these proteins:
- the yfiH gene encoding purine nucleoside phosphorylase YfiH, with protein sequence MLIYPDWPLPESVKSCSTTRIGGCSRAPYDSLNMGNHVGDEPAHVTANRQTLVEMASLPAMPYWLEQVHGTDVIRIGGASPTSVCGDAAYTDKKGKVCAVMTADCLPVLLCAINGDEVAAAHAGWRGLHAGVLEETLACFRAQPEQIMAWLGPAIGPDAFEVGPEVRDAFIQHDMAAASAFRPEGNKFFADIYQLASLRLRAAGVTQIFGGNTCTVSEPHKFFSYRRDGVTGRMASLIWLI
- the rluD gene encoding 23S rRNA pseudouridine(1911/1915/1917) synthase RluD, encoding MAQQVQLTATVAESQLGQRLDQALAELFPDYSRSRIKEWILENRVQINGNVTNKPKEKVLGGESVAIDALIEEEARWEAQDIKLDIVYEDQDILVINKPRDLVVHPGAGNPDGTVLNALLHHYPEIADVPRAGIVHRLDKDTTGLMVVAKTVPAQTRLVEALQAREITREYEAVAIGSMTAGGMVEQPIARHATKRTHMAVHPMGKPAVTHYRIMEHFRAHTRLRLRLETGRTHQIRVHMAHINHPLVGDQLYGGRPRPPKGASEDFIETLRGFDRQALHATMLRFYHPITGIHMEWHAELPQDMVDLIDALKADTEAFKDQLDW
- the bamD gene encoding outer membrane protein assembly factor BamD codes for the protein MTRMKYLVAAATLSLALAGCSSNSKDAVPDSPPSEIYANAQQKLQDGNFKAAITQLEALDNRYPFGPYSQQVQLDLIYAYYKSAELPLAQASIDRFLRLNPTHPNVDYVLYMRGLTDMALDDSALQGFFGVDRSDRDPQYARTAFRDFSKLIQGYPNSQYATDANKRLVYLKERLAKYELSVAQYYTKRGAYVAVVNRVEQMLRDYPDAQATKTALPLMENAYRELQLAAQADKVAKVIAANPA
- the raiA gene encoding ribosome-associated translation inhibitor RaiA, producing MAINITSKQMDITPAIRQHVEDRLSKLDKWQTQLINPHIILSKEPQGFVADATISTPNGPLVASAKHDDMYAAINELITKLERQLDKLQHKGEARRAVASVKEANLQPTQEE
- the pheA gene encoding bifunctional chorismate mutase/prephenate dehydratase; this encodes MTDNPLLALRERISALDLQLIELLAQRRELALDVARSKLHSHRPIRDKERERDLLDKLTAAGKKHHLDSHYITRLFQLIIEDSVLTQQALLQHHLNQTTSHSVRIAFLGPKGSYSHLAARQYAARHFEQFIECGCQKFHDIFNMVETGQADYAVLPIENTSSGSINDVYDLLQHTALSIVGELTNPINHCVLVATDTSLEQIETVYSHPQPFQQCSHFINRFPHWKIEYCESTAAAMEKVAALNSPKAAALGSEAGGQLYQLQMLEHDLANQSQNITRFIVLARKPIDVTEQVPAKTTLIMATGQQSGALVEALLVLRDNGIVMTKLESRPINGNPWEEMFYLDVQANLRSDAMQKALKGLAPITRSLKVLGCYPSENVVPVDVNE